Proteins encoded together in one Electrophorus electricus isolate fEleEle1 chromosome 9, fEleEle1.pri, whole genome shotgun sequence window:
- the qdprb1 gene encoding dihydropteridine reductase produces MAAAETHKVIIYGGKGALGSKCVQYFKSKNWWVASIDLHANEEANSNVTVKMTDSFNEQANQVTADVDELLRGEKVDAILCVAGGWAGGNAKAKVMYKNADLMWKQSMWTSTISSHLATKHLKHGGLLTLAGAKASLGSTPGMIGYGMAKAAVHQLCQSLGEANSGLPAKVTAVAILPVTLDTPMNRKSMPDADFSSWTPLEYIAELFYKWALGEDRPASGSLVQLITTEGKTKATAI; encoded by the exons ATGGCAGCGGCCGAGACTCATAAAGTCATTATTTATGGTGGGAAAGGTGCACTGGGCTCAAAATGTGTTCAGTATTTCAAATCAAAAAACTGG TGGGTTGCCAGCATTGACTTACATGCGAATGAAGAGGCCAACAGCAACGTCACTGTTAAGATGACAGACTCGTTTAATGAGCAAGCGAACCAG GTTACTGCTGATGTAGACGAGCTGCTAAGAGGAGAAAAAGTGGATGCAATTTTGTGTGTGGCTGGAGGCTGGGCAGGGGGCAATGCCAAGGCCAAAG TGATGTACAAGAATGCAGATTTGATGTGGAAGCAGAGTATGTGGACTTCCACCATCTCTAGTCACCTAGCAACCAAACACCTGAAACATGGGGGACTGCTCACGCTGGCAGGAGCTAAAGCATCACTCGGATCGACCCCAG GAATGATTGGTTATGGCATGGCGAAGGCAGCAGTGCATCAGCTTTGTCAGAGTCTGGGCGAAGCCAACAGCGGCCTTCCTGCTAAAGTGACCGCTGTAGCCATCTTGCC CGTTACCTTGGACACACCCATGAACAGGAAATCCATGCCAGATGCAGATTTCAGTTCTTGGACACCACTGGAGTACATAGCCGA ATTGTTCTACAAGTGGGCACTGGGAGAGGACAGACCAGCATCAGGGAGTCTGGTGCAGCTTATTACCACAGAGGGCAAGACAAAGGCAACAGCAATATAA
- the ldb2b gene encoding LIM domain-binding protein 2b isoform X1 → MTGAPRDPFYSSPFGPFYRRHAPYPAQPEYRIHELNKRLQSRTEDCDILWWDAFCTEFFEEDATLTLSFCLEEGPKTYTIGRALIPRFFSTLFEGGVYELFFELKHTKESFNSSTITVDCHQCTMITQHGKPTFTKVCTEGRLVLVFTFDDLMRIKTWHFTIAHYSELIPRSMLAVHAQDPGALEQLSKNISRVGLTNLTLNYLRLCMILEPMQELMSRHKTYGLSPRDCLKTCLFHQWQRMTTPPVGPSPNFKTEMFQSNSKKSEPAKPTTKRRRRRNSAGSASNSSTGNSKKRSPANSFSVPTQDVMVVGEPSLMGGELGDVDERLITRLENEQYDPASGLHDDGLHDYPNSQVLSNSGSWNGQPPGNQDSKPDTMATQQLE, encoded by the exons ATGACCGGCGCGCCGCGCGACCCCTTCTACTCCTCGCCGTTTGGTCCGTTCTATCGGAGGCACGCGCCCTACCCGGCGCAGCCGGAGTACCGGATCCACGAGCTCAACAAACGACTCCAGTCCCGGACTGAG GACTGTGATATTCTGTGGTGGGATGCATTTTGCACTGAGTTCTTCGAGGAAGATGCAACATTAACACTCTCATTCTGTCTGGAGGAGGGACCAAAGACATATA CAATCGGACGGGCGCTGATCCCTCGCTTCTTCAGTACCCTGTTTGAAGGAGGAGTGTACGAGTTATTTTTtgagctgaaacacacaaaagagtCTTTCAACAGCTCAACCATCACTGTAGACTGCCACCAGTGCACCATGATAACACAACATGGCAAGCCTACTTtcacaaag GTGTGCACGGAGGGCCGCTTGGTTTTGGTGTTCACCTTTGATGACCTTATGAGGATCAAGACGTGGCACTTCACCATCGCGCACTATAGCGAGCTCATCCCCCGCAGTATGCTGGCTGTTCAT GCACAAGACCCTGGAGCTCTGGAGCAACTGTCCAAAAACATTAGCAGAGTGGGACTAACTAATCTTACATTGAACTACCTCAGA ctgTGTATGATTCTGGAGCCGATGCAGGAGCTGATGTCGAGGCATAAAACTTACGGTTTGAGTCCTCGAGACTGCCTGAAGACCTGCCTCTTTCACCAGTGGCAAAGGATGACAACACCACCAG tCGGACCATCACCCAATTTTAAGACAGAAATGTTTCAATCAAATTCCAAAAAAT CAGAACCAGCTAAACCAACAACAAAGAGAAGAAGGAGGCGGAACTCAGCTGGTAGTGCATCCAATAGCAGCACAGGCAACAGCAAGAAGCGCAGTCCAGCCAACAGCTTCAGCGTGCCCACACAG GATGTAATGGTAGTCGGGGAGCCCTCTCTGATGGGAGGGGAGTTGGGAGATGTGGACGAGCGTTTGATCACTAGGCTAGAGAACGAACAATATGACCCGGCCAGTGGTCTCCATGACGACGGTCTCCATGACTACCCCAACTCACAGGTGCTCAGCAACAGTGGATCCTGGAATGGCCAGCCCCCTGGCAACCAGGACAGCAAGCCTGATACCATGGCAACACAGCAGTTGGAGTAA
- the tapt1b gene encoding transmembrane anterior posterior transformation protein 1 homolog isoform X1, whose amino-acid sequence MADSVATGLEDEKDTENEDKEREKRPFHSTGKTEKSSGTSELTETLGFYERKAKKQDSKHSLSDLSLLRFVSAELTRGYFLEHNEAKYTERRERVYTCLRIPKELEKLMLFGFFLCLDAFLYVFTLLPLRVLLALIRLLTLPCCRLRASICPYCKKRSGSRLLQPAQVCDVLKGFIMVLCYSMMHYVDYSMMYHLIRGQSVIKLYIIYNMLEMADRLFSSFGQDILDALYWTATEPKERKRAHIGVIPHFLMAVLYVFLHAILIMVQATTLNVAFNSHNKSLLTIMMSNNFVEIKGSVFKKFEKNNLFQMSNSDIKERFTNYVLLLIVCLRNMEQFSWNPDHLWVLCPDVCMVIASEIAVDVVKHAFITKFNDIPADVYGEYRASLAFDLVSSRQKNAYTDYSDSVSRRMGFIPLPLALLLIRVVTSSVKIQGALSFICVILFYLGMITLKVLNSIVLLGKSCVYVKEANMEEKLFQSPPSTVPSRESSRAHRSKHTHEPAGESVEEGMLASIISQPTHQPECTASKLPTSESDQFLTTPDESEEKVLIQDGTELIHRAPKKDLLEIDRFTICGNRID is encoded by the exons ATGGCGGATTCAGTAGCGACAGGGCTGGAAGATGAAAAAGatactgaaaatgaagacaaggagagggagaaacgGCCTTTCCACAGCACCGgcaaaacagagaaaagcagcGGCACATCGGAGCTGACAGAGACGCTTGGATTTTATGAGAGAAAGGCTAAAAAGCAGGACAGCAAGCACAGTCTGTCGG ACCTTTCTCTGTTGCGGTTCGTTAGTGCTGAGTTGACCAGAGGATACTTTCTGGAACACAATGAAGCCAAATACAcagagcggagagagagagtctacaCTTGCCTGAGAATTCCcaaagagctggagaag ctGATGCTCTTTGGGTTTTTCCTATGTCTGGATGCATTCCTCTATGTGTTCACCCTATTACCCCTCCGAGTGCTTTTGGCACTAATCAGACTTCTCACGCTGCCCTGCTGCAGACTcag GGCTAGTATATGCCCCTACTGCAAAAAGAGAAG tGGATCTCGCCTCCTGCAGCCTGCTCAGGTGTGTGACGTGCTGAAGGGATTTATCATGGTGCTGTGTTACTCCATGATGCACTACGTGGACTACTCTATGATGTACCATCTGATCAGGGGACAGTCAGTGATCAAGCTGTACATCATCTACAACATGCTGGAG ATGGCAGACCGCTTGTTCTCGTCCTTTGGGCAGGACATCCTGGATGCCCTATACTGGACAGCCACTGAGCCCAAGGAAAGGAAACGTGCTCACATAGGCGTGATACCGCACTTCCTCATGGCCGTCCTCTATGTCT TTCTTCATGCCATTCTGATTATGGTTCAGGCCACTACCCTGAACGTGGCGTTCAACTCCCACAATAAATCTCTGCTCACCATCATGATGTCCAACaat TTTGTTGAGATCAAAGGCAGTGTGTTTAAGAAGTTTGAAAAGAATAACCTCTTTCAAATGTCCAACAGTG ATATCAAAGAAAGATTCACAAACTATGTGCTCTTATTAATTGTCTGTCTCAGAAATATGGAACAGTTCTCATGGAACCCAG ATCATCTGTGGGTGTTGTGTCCTGATGTGTGTATGGTCATTGCCTCTGAGATCGCTGTGGATGTGGTGAAGCACGCCTTCATCACCAAATTTAATGATATCCCAGCAGAT gtctacGGAGAATACAGAGCAAGCTTGGCCTTTGATCTTGTCAGCAGCAGGCAGAAAAAT gcGTATACAGACTACAGTGACAGCGTATCGAGAAGAATGGGTTTCATTCCTCTTCCCCTTGCTTTACTG CTCATTCGGGTGGTGACTAGCTCAGTGAAGATCCAGGGTGCCCTCTCCTTCATCTGTGTTATACTGTTTTATcttgg tATGATCACATTAAAGGTCTTGAACAGTATAGTGCTGTTGGGGAAgtcatgtgtttatgtaaaagAAGCAAACATGGAGGAAAAACTGTTCCAGTCTCCCCCCTCCACTGTTCCAAGCAGAGAATCCAGTAGAGCTCACcgttcaaaacacacacatgaaccaGCTG GTGAGTCAGTGGAGGAGGGCATGTTGGCATCAATCATCAGTCAGCCCACCCACCAGCCTGAATGCACTGCCTCCAAGCTTCCAACCAGTGAATCAGATCAGTTCCTTACTACGCCCGATGAGTCTGAGGAGAAGGTTCTTATTCAGGATGGAACAGAACTTATACATAGAGCTCCCAAGAAAGACCTGCTGGAAATCGATCGCTTTACTATCTGTGGGAACCGAATTGACTGA
- the tapt1b gene encoding transmembrane anterior posterior transformation protein 1 homolog isoform X2 — translation MADSVATGLEDEKDTENEDKEREKRPFHSTGKTEKSSGTSELTETLGFYERKAKKQDSKHSLSDLSLLRFVSAELTRGYFLEHNEAKYTERRERVYTCLRIPKELEKLMLFGFFLCLDAFLYVFTLLPLRVLLALIRLLTLPCCRLSGSRLLQPAQVCDVLKGFIMVLCYSMMHYVDYSMMYHLIRGQSVIKLYIIYNMLEMADRLFSSFGQDILDALYWTATEPKERKRAHIGVIPHFLMAVLYVFLHAILIMVQATTLNVAFNSHNKSLLTIMMSNNFVEIKGSVFKKFEKNNLFQMSNSDIKERFTNYVLLLIVCLRNMEQFSWNPDHLWVLCPDVCMVIASEIAVDVVKHAFITKFNDIPADVYGEYRASLAFDLVSSRQKNAYTDYSDSVSRRMGFIPLPLALLLIRVVTSSVKIQGALSFICVILFYLGMITLKVLNSIVLLGKSCVYVKEANMEEKLFQSPPSTVPSRESSRAHRSKHTHEPAGESVEEGMLASIISQPTHQPECTASKLPTSESDQFLTTPDESEEKVLIQDGTELIHRAPKKDLLEIDRFTICGNRID, via the exons ATGGCGGATTCAGTAGCGACAGGGCTGGAAGATGAAAAAGatactgaaaatgaagacaaggagagggagaaacgGCCTTTCCACAGCACCGgcaaaacagagaaaagcagcGGCACATCGGAGCTGACAGAGACGCTTGGATTTTATGAGAGAAAGGCTAAAAAGCAGGACAGCAAGCACAGTCTGTCGG ACCTTTCTCTGTTGCGGTTCGTTAGTGCTGAGTTGACCAGAGGATACTTTCTGGAACACAATGAAGCCAAATACAcagagcggagagagagagtctacaCTTGCCTGAGAATTCCcaaagagctggagaag ctGATGCTCTTTGGGTTTTTCCTATGTCTGGATGCATTCCTCTATGTGTTCACCCTATTACCCCTCCGAGTGCTTTTGGCACTAATCAGACTTCTCACGCTGCCCTGCTGCAGACTcag tGGATCTCGCCTCCTGCAGCCTGCTCAGGTGTGTGACGTGCTGAAGGGATTTATCATGGTGCTGTGTTACTCCATGATGCACTACGTGGACTACTCTATGATGTACCATCTGATCAGGGGACAGTCAGTGATCAAGCTGTACATCATCTACAACATGCTGGAG ATGGCAGACCGCTTGTTCTCGTCCTTTGGGCAGGACATCCTGGATGCCCTATACTGGACAGCCACTGAGCCCAAGGAAAGGAAACGTGCTCACATAGGCGTGATACCGCACTTCCTCATGGCCGTCCTCTATGTCT TTCTTCATGCCATTCTGATTATGGTTCAGGCCACTACCCTGAACGTGGCGTTCAACTCCCACAATAAATCTCTGCTCACCATCATGATGTCCAACaat TTTGTTGAGATCAAAGGCAGTGTGTTTAAGAAGTTTGAAAAGAATAACCTCTTTCAAATGTCCAACAGTG ATATCAAAGAAAGATTCACAAACTATGTGCTCTTATTAATTGTCTGTCTCAGAAATATGGAACAGTTCTCATGGAACCCAG ATCATCTGTGGGTGTTGTGTCCTGATGTGTGTATGGTCATTGCCTCTGAGATCGCTGTGGATGTGGTGAAGCACGCCTTCATCACCAAATTTAATGATATCCCAGCAGAT gtctacGGAGAATACAGAGCAAGCTTGGCCTTTGATCTTGTCAGCAGCAGGCAGAAAAAT gcGTATACAGACTACAGTGACAGCGTATCGAGAAGAATGGGTTTCATTCCTCTTCCCCTTGCTTTACTG CTCATTCGGGTGGTGACTAGCTCAGTGAAGATCCAGGGTGCCCTCTCCTTCATCTGTGTTATACTGTTTTATcttgg tATGATCACATTAAAGGTCTTGAACAGTATAGTGCTGTTGGGGAAgtcatgtgtttatgtaaaagAAGCAAACATGGAGGAAAAACTGTTCCAGTCTCCCCCCTCCACTGTTCCAAGCAGAGAATCCAGTAGAGCTCACcgttcaaaacacacacatgaaccaGCTG GTGAGTCAGTGGAGGAGGGCATGTTGGCATCAATCATCAGTCAGCCCACCCACCAGCCTGAATGCACTGCCTCCAAGCTTCCAACCAGTGAATCAGATCAGTTCCTTACTACGCCCGATGAGTCTGAGGAGAAGGTTCTTATTCAGGATGGAACAGAACTTATACATAGAGCTCCCAAGAAAGACCTGCTGGAAATCGATCGCTTTACTATCTGTGGGAACCGAATTGACTGA
- the ldb2b gene encoding LIM domain-binding protein 2b isoform X2, with amino-acid sequence MTGAPRDPFYSSPFGPFYRRHAPYPAQPEYRIHELNKRLQSRTEDCDILWWDAFCTEFFEEDATLTLSFCLEEGPKTYTIGRALIPRFFSTLFEGGVYELFFELKHTKESFNSSTITVDCHQCTMITQHGKPTFTKVCTEGRLVLVFTFDDLMRIKTWHFTIAHYSELIPRSMLAVHAQDPGALEQLSKNISRVGLTNLTLNYLRLCMILEPMQELMSRHKTYGLSPRDCLKTCLFHQWQRMTTPPVGPSPNFKTEMFQSNSKKSEPAKPTTKRRRRRNSAGSASNSSTGNSKKRSPANSFSVPTQPKRVAGETRGGGWLEAELRM; translated from the exons ATGACCGGCGCGCCGCGCGACCCCTTCTACTCCTCGCCGTTTGGTCCGTTCTATCGGAGGCACGCGCCCTACCCGGCGCAGCCGGAGTACCGGATCCACGAGCTCAACAAACGACTCCAGTCCCGGACTGAG GACTGTGATATTCTGTGGTGGGATGCATTTTGCACTGAGTTCTTCGAGGAAGATGCAACATTAACACTCTCATTCTGTCTGGAGGAGGGACCAAAGACATATA CAATCGGACGGGCGCTGATCCCTCGCTTCTTCAGTACCCTGTTTGAAGGAGGAGTGTACGAGTTATTTTTtgagctgaaacacacaaaagagtCTTTCAACAGCTCAACCATCACTGTAGACTGCCACCAGTGCACCATGATAACACAACATGGCAAGCCTACTTtcacaaag GTGTGCACGGAGGGCCGCTTGGTTTTGGTGTTCACCTTTGATGACCTTATGAGGATCAAGACGTGGCACTTCACCATCGCGCACTATAGCGAGCTCATCCCCCGCAGTATGCTGGCTGTTCAT GCACAAGACCCTGGAGCTCTGGAGCAACTGTCCAAAAACATTAGCAGAGTGGGACTAACTAATCTTACATTGAACTACCTCAGA ctgTGTATGATTCTGGAGCCGATGCAGGAGCTGATGTCGAGGCATAAAACTTACGGTTTGAGTCCTCGAGACTGCCTGAAGACCTGCCTCTTTCACCAGTGGCAAAGGATGACAACACCACCAG tCGGACCATCACCCAATTTTAAGACAGAAATGTTTCAATCAAATTCCAAAAAAT CAGAACCAGCTAAACCAACAACAAAGAGAAGAAGGAGGCGGAACTCAGCTGGTAGTGCATCCAATAGCAGCACAGGCAACAGCAAGAAGCGCAGTCCAGCCAACAGCTTCAGCGTGCCCACACAG CCCAAACGTGTCGCCGGTGAAACGAGGGGTGGCGGGTGGCTGGAGGCGGAGCTTAG GATGTAA